In Morganella morganii, the following are encoded in one genomic region:
- a CDS encoding RpoE-regulated lipoprotein, translating into MKCYQAMKLAAAAGAVLMLNGCSSFSWSSLSPVSWFSSSGLTVTAQGVGGVNNQTAMTETAISQGLDDKYTLRGGMQTEQGQIVKIFEGRKDDKTVIRLSGPENGTVQRIVANDADIRTEWDTKTGTLFSDIYPQAVAGACTLTTEFDDSAQVICRSPQTPRVSYVFRGTWNGPETLMPSDDILKNWTVSYIVWANK; encoded by the coding sequence TGAACGGGTGCAGTTCGTTTTCATGGTCATCATTATCGCCGGTAAGCTGGTTCAGCAGCAGTGGGCTGACGGTAACGGCACAGGGCGTCGGTGGTGTGAATAATCAGACGGCCATGACCGAAACGGCGATCAGTCAGGGACTGGACGATAAATACACACTGCGCGGTGGTATGCAGACCGAGCAGGGGCAGATCGTTAAAATTTTTGAAGGCCGGAAAGATGATAAAACGGTTATCCGTCTGTCCGGGCCGGAAAATGGCACTGTGCAGCGCATTGTTGCCAATGATGCGGATATCCGCACGGAATGGGACACCAAAACAGGAACCCTCTTTTCGGACATCTATCCGCAGGCCGTTGCCGGTGCCTGTACCCTGACCACTGAATTTGATGACAGCGCACAGGTTATCTGCCGTTCACCGCAAACCCCGCGTGTTTCTTATGTTTTCCGCGGAACCTGGAACGGCCCTGAAACCCTGATGCCGTCAGATGATATTCTGAAAAACTGGACAGTCAGTTATATCGTCTGGGCCAATAAATAA